Part of the Terriglobales bacterium genome is shown below.
TCCACACCGACCAGAACTTCGCCGCACGAAATTACTTCCAGACGAATCCCACGATCTTCCCGAAAAAGAACAGGAACAACCAGAACCAGTTTGGCGGGACCTTCGGCGGTCCGATCAAAAAAGATAAACTGTTCTTCTTCATTGATTACGAACGCACAACACAGCGGCAAAAGGCTGGGCCTGATACCCGGACATTGCCGACGGCGGCAATGGCGAGCGGCGACTTCCGCAATTTGCCGGGCAATCCCATCATCTACGACCCGGCCACCGGCAATGCGCAGGGTGCGGGAAAAACGCAGGTTTCGTGCAATGGCGTGTTGAATGTGATCTGTCCTAATCGCATTGATCCAGCGGCTGCAGCCATGATCAAGCTGCTGCAACCGTCGATCGCGCAGGTTTTCTCGACGGCTAACGGCTTGAGCAACTTCGTCGGGAGCTCAACCGCGTTATTTAATCGCGACACTGCGGATGTCAAGATCAACTACGTGCCCGACTCGAAAACAACCGTATTCGGACGCTACAGCCTCTCCAAGACTTTGGTGTTCGATCCGCCGTTGCTGGGCGCTGCGGTGGGCGACGCCACCGGCGGCGGCCAACTCGGCGACGCTCCCGGACTGATTCAGAGCGTCGGCCTCGGCGCTACGTACACGTTCACTCCTAGCTTGTTGCTGGATTGGAACTTCGGCTTCACCCGCCAGCGGCTGGGTTCGACATTCGACCTCACCTCGCCCAAAGGACTCAACGACTTGCACATCCCTGGAACCAACAACGCGGGCGCTCCTGGTAACCCATCCCTGTACTACGGTCTTCCTGGGTTCTCCTTTCCCACGGGCGGCGCGAGCTTTGGCAATGCGCAACCCGCCAACCCGTTCCTGTTCCGCGACCAGCAGTTTGTCTCAGGCGCGAACCTGAGCTGGATGAAGGGCAAGCATGCCTTGCGCGGCGGCATCGAGTGGAATCATAGTCAACTGAACCATTTCCAGCCGCAAGGCGGCACATTTCAGGAACCCCGAGGCGCGTTCCAGTTCAATGGCAATGTTACTGCTCTGCAGGGGACGACTCCCACATGGTTCAACTCCTGGGCTGATTTTCTGCTCGGCCTGCCCAGCACAACCGGAAAATCGATTGCGCTGTTCAACCCGACGGCGCTGCGCTGGTCGCAATGGGCGTGGTACCTGCGTGACCAATGGCAAGTGACTCCCAAGCTGACGCTGACTCTGGGTGTTCGCTGGGAGCGCTATCCGTTCGGATATTCCGATAACGGGAAGGGTCTGCGCTATCTCGATTTGAACACCGGTAACGTTCTGATCGGCGGATACGGCACCGTTCCACGCGACGACCGTGTGGATGTGGGCAGTGGGCAGTTCTTGCCGCGGATCGGGATCGCCTATCGTCTAACATCTTCTACGGTGATTCGTGCCGGCTACGGGCAGAGCGCCGATCCCAACAACTGGCGCTACTTCCGCAACGCGTATCCTGCAAATATCATTGTGAACAACGCCGTGGCGAACAGTGCCAACTTCATCCCCGTGGCCAGCCTGACGGGCCTGAACGGCGCCGGCCTGGGCAGCGGAAGCTACAACGTCCCGACCGGCATCGTGCTGGTGCCGCTTCCTGACCTGAGCAGCGGCGTCATCCCGCTACCGACCAACGCCAGCACGACGACCATTCGGAATCCCTTCCGGCGTGGGTACATCAACTCCTTCAATTTCATGGTCCAGCAGGAGTGGAAGGGCTTAGTACTCGAGACCGGCTACGTCGGTGCGCGCGCCATCCGGCCGTTGGTTAACATGAATGTCAACGCGTCACCACCGGGGACCGGCAGCGCCGGCGGACTGCTGAGTGTTGCGTTAGGCGCAAATTACACGGGGAACATCAACGCGGAGGTTCCTTTCAAGAACAACTATTACGACTCTATGCAGACCAAGATCACGCGCCGGTTTAAACAGGGCTCCACGGCCGGCTTTGTGTGGACGTGGTCGAAGACGACCGACTACCAGGGGAATGAGGAGCTTGCCGCTTTGAAGTTCCCTTACCCAACGTATTGGGGGAGGAACCGCGCGGTGGCAGATTTTGACCGGACCCACAACATCAAGATCTACGGCCTGCTGCTGCCGCCCTTCGGCAAAGGACAGCGGTGGGCGCAGAGCGGTGTGGGCAATTGGCTACTCGGAGGCTGGCAGATAAGTCCTGTCATCAGCCGCCTCACCGGGCTGCCGTTCACAGTGACCTCGGGCGGTAGTCTGAACGCGAATGGCTCCATCCAGACAGCCGATCTTGTTGGCCAATTTCACCTGACCAACGGAAGGCCACTGCCCACCGGCCAGACTTGTGCTCAAAGCGATCCCACGTGCCACTTCTTCGACGCGAGCGCGTTCGCGGCACCGTTGATTACTAGCGCGGCCACTGCTCATTACGGAAACACCGGCCGCAATCAGTTCCGCGGTCCGGGCTACTTCGAAATGGACCTGAGCGTGAGCCGTGCCTTCAAACTTACGGAGCGGTTCACACTGCAACTGCGGGCCGACGCTTTCAGCTTGACCAACACAC
Proteins encoded:
- a CDS encoding TonB-dependent receptor, producing MFRETQRNGAIEARTNCKHTIVCFMLLLVWMFCTTVHAQVLYGSLTGNVTDQTSAIVPQAKVEAVSVGTGVIRNAETDSNGIYRFPELVPGVYKISFSASNFATVVVENVRVEVNTLRRVDIKLKVAASTQTVEVTAAPALLQTDKADVHTDLTAQQVENLPTMGSQGRNFQSLLRLVPGVGLTAETNSLAGNPQRAINANVNGQSNQTVNTRIDGAQDAYPWLPANVAYVPPADAIETVNVVTNSFDAEQGMAGGAAVNVQIKSGTNQYHGSADWFHTDQNFAARNYFQTNPTIFPKKNRNNQNQFGGTFGGPIKKDKLFFFIDYERTTQRQKAGPDTRTLPTAAMASGDFRNLPGNPIIYDPATGNAQGAGKTQVSCNGVLNVICPNRIDPAAAAMIKLLQPSIAQVFSTANGLSNFVGSSTALFNRDTADVKINYVPDSKTTVFGRYSLSKTLVFDPPLLGAAVGDATGGGQLGDAPGLIQSVGLGATYTFTPSLLLDWNFGFTRQRLGSTFDLTSPKGLNDLHIPGTNNAGAPGNPSLYYGLPGFSFPTGGASFGNAQPANPFLFRDQQFVSGANLSWMKGKHALRGGIEWNHSQLNHFQPQGGTFQEPRGAFQFNGNVTALQGTTPTWFNSWADFLLGLPSTTGKSIALFNPTALRWSQWAWYLRDQWQVTPKLTLTLGVRWERYPFGYSDNGKGLRYLDLNTGNVLIGGYGTVPRDDRVDVGSGQFLPRIGIAYRLTSSTVIRAGYGQSADPNNWRYFRNAYPANIIVNNAVANSANFIPVASLTGLNGAGLGSGSYNVPTGIVLVPLPDLSSGVIPLPTNASTTTIRNPFRRGYINSFNFMVQQEWKGLVLETGYVGARAIRPLVNMNVNASPPGTGSAGGLLSVALGANYTGNINAEVPFKNNYYDSMQTKITRRFKQGSTAGFVWTWSKTTDYQGNEELAALKFPYPTYWGRNRAVADFDRTHNIKIYGLLLPPFGKGQRWAQSGVGNWLLGGWQISPVISRLTGLPFTVTSGGSLNANGSIQTADLVGQFHLTNGRPLPTGQTCAQSDPTCHFFDASAFAAPLITSAATAHYGNTGRNQFRGPGYFEMDLSVSRAFKLTERFTLQLRADAFSLTNTPHFANPNTGCPGSATIAGPAAGSGQLCSTGSNNNFGVITGTLQPGGFFGPDSGARTIWMGARVTF